From a single Hallerella porci genomic region:
- a CDS encoding bile acid:sodium symporter family protein — translation MPSLSVIGLALIVGSVIVTVRPQLIHQGISLLVLVLAVVFCHNTLGYILGYSVGRLFKFNKAKKRTISIEVGMQNAGMATVLASAFFASPEMIQANPDAALCVFPCAISCAYHSISGTLLAGLFVWKDKRNKLSKRGKPSPEFQT, via the coding sequence ATGCCATCGCTGAGTGTAATCGGCCTTGCGTTAATTGTCGGAAGCGTGATTGTCACCGTGCGCCCGCAACTCATCCATCAAGGAATTTCATTACTCGTATTGGTTTTAGCAGTCGTCTTTTGCCACAACACTTTGGGCTACATTTTGGGCTATTCCGTCGGTCGCCTTTTTAAATTCAACAAAGCAAAAAAGCGCACCATCTCCATCGAAGTCGGCATGCAAAACGCAGGCATGGCAACGGTTTTGGCCTCTGCATTTTTTGCAAGCCCTGAAATGATTCAAGCGAATCCCGACGCCGCTTTGTGCGTGTTTCCGTGCGCAATTAGCTGCGCCTATCACAGCATCTCGGGAACGCTTTTAGCAGGACTTTTCGTTTGGAAAGATAAACGAAACAAATTGAGTAAAAGGGGAAAGCCTTCCCCTGAATTCCAAACCTAA